In a genomic window of Hymenobacter chitinivorans DSM 11115:
- the ilvB gene encoding biosynthetic-type acetolactate synthase large subunit — MLTQEKTTQLAPETALPTMSGAEMTLRALLAEGVDTIFGYPGGAIIPIYDALYDFAGQLNHVLVRHEQGGIHAAQGYARASGKVGVVFATSGPGATNLVTGLADAQIDSTPLVCITGQVFAHLLGTDAFQETDIINITTPVTKWNFQVTEASQLPEALAKAFYLARSGRPGPVLIDITKNAQLQQFDFPEYKPCTHIRSYRPAPIVRPEYVAQAAALINQAKRPFVLWGQGVTLGRAENEFRAFIEKSGIPAAWTILGAGALPTDHPLNVGMLGMHGNYGPNVLTNECDVLIAIGMRFDDRVTGRLDKYAKQAQVIHLDIDPTEIDKNVAATVPVWGDCKETLPLLTELVEAKTHPEWRQRFEQYQAEEVAAVIQDELFPTSDELTMGEVIQLLNELTQGEAIVVTDVGQHQMVACRYAKFNHARSNITSGGLGTMGFALPAAIGAKFGRPDRPVVAIIGDGGIQMTIQELGTIMQTGVEVKIIILNNQFLGMVRQWQELFHERRYSFVNIASPDYVTVASGYSIAGKRVAERPELRSSLQEMLQHPGSFLLEVMVTKENNIFPMVPQGCSVSEIRLR, encoded by the coding sequence ATGTTGACTCAGGAAAAAACAACCCAGCTGGCCCCGGAAACGGCTCTGCCAACCATGTCGGGCGCGGAAATGACCCTGCGCGCCCTGCTGGCCGAAGGCGTCGATACGATTTTTGGCTACCCCGGCGGTGCCATTATCCCGATTTACGACGCGCTGTACGACTTCGCCGGGCAGCTCAACCACGTACTGGTGCGCCACGAGCAGGGCGGTATTCACGCGGCCCAGGGCTACGCCCGGGCCTCGGGCAAGGTCGGCGTCGTGTTTGCCACTAGCGGCCCGGGCGCTACCAACCTCGTCACCGGCCTGGCCGATGCCCAGATTGACAGCACCCCGCTGGTGTGCATCACCGGGCAGGTGTTTGCCCATCTGCTCGGCACCGATGCTTTTCAGGAAACCGACATCATCAATATCACCACGCCGGTTACGAAGTGGAATTTTCAGGTTACGGAGGCTAGTCAGCTGCCCGAGGCCCTGGCCAAGGCCTTCTACCTGGCCCGCAGCGGCCGGCCCGGCCCGGTCCTGATTGACATTACCAAAAACGCCCAGCTGCAGCAGTTTGACTTTCCGGAGTACAAACCCTGCACCCACATCCGCAGCTACCGGCCCGCGCCCATCGTGCGGCCCGAGTACGTGGCCCAGGCCGCGGCTTTAATCAACCAGGCGAAGCGCCCGTTTGTGCTCTGGGGACAGGGCGTGACGCTGGGCCGGGCCGAAAATGAATTCCGCGCCTTTATCGAAAAAAGCGGCATTCCGGCGGCCTGGACCATTCTCGGGGCCGGAGCCCTGCCCACCGACCACCCGCTGAACGTGGGCATGCTGGGCATGCACGGCAACTACGGCCCTAACGTGTTGACCAACGAGTGCGACGTGCTCATTGCCATCGGCATGCGCTTCGACGACCGGGTCACGGGCCGCCTCGACAAGTACGCCAAGCAGGCCCAGGTCATTCACCTCGACATTGACCCCACCGAAATCGACAAGAACGTGGCGGCCACCGTGCCCGTGTGGGGTGACTGCAAGGAAACCCTGCCGCTGCTCACCGAGCTGGTCGAAGCCAAAACTCACCCCGAGTGGCGGCAGCGCTTCGAGCAGTACCAAGCCGAGGAAGTAGCCGCCGTTATCCAGGACGAGCTGTTTCCGACCTCGGATGAGCTGACGATGGGCGAAGTTATCCAGCTGCTCAATGAGCTGACCCAGGGCGAGGCCATCGTGGTAACCGACGTGGGCCAGCACCAGATGGTGGCCTGCCGCTACGCCAAGTTCAACCATGCCCGTAGCAACATCACCAGCGGCGGGCTGGGCACCATGGGCTTTGCGCTGCCGGCCGCCATCGGCGCTAAGTTTGGCCGCCCCGACCGGCCCGTGGTAGCCATCATCGGCGACGGCGGCATCCAGATGACCATTCAGGAGCTGGGCACCATTATGCAAACCGGCGTCGAGGTGAAAATCATCATTCTCAACAACCAGTTTCTGGGCATGGTGCGGCAGTGGCAGGAGCTGTTTCACGAGCGGCGCTATTCCTTCGTCAACATTGCCAGCCCCGACTACGTGACCGTCGCCAGCGGCTACAGCATTGCTGGCAAGCGGGTGGCGGAGCGGCCGGAGCTGCGCAGCTCCCTGCAGGAAATGCTGCAGCACCCCGGCTCTTTCCTGCTGGAAGTCATGGTGACCAAGGAAAACAACATCTTCCCCATGGTGCCCCAGGGCTGTAGCGTAAGCGAAATCCGCCTGCGCTGA
- the ilvN gene encoding acetolactate synthase small subunit, giving the protein MSEHPIERQEYNITAYTENQIGLLNRIAIIFSRRKLNVESLNTSPSEIEGIHRFNIVIHETEDVVRKIAKQIEKQVEVLKVYYNTNQEVIWQEMALYKVPTDVIAEKASVERLLREHGARAVVIRKDYTVFETTGHREETDTLIKVLQPYGLIEFVRSARIAIIKHSDGFNRKLREFERTEPGSEVVENEFLNRRDEVFEM; this is encoded by the coding sequence ATGAGTGAGCACCCTATCGAGCGGCAGGAATACAACATCACGGCCTATACCGAGAACCAGATTGGCTTGCTTAACCGCATTGCCATCATCTTCTCACGCCGCAAGCTCAACGTGGAGAGCCTGAACACTTCCCCCTCGGAAATCGAGGGAATTCACCGCTTCAACATCGTGATTCACGAGACGGAAGACGTGGTGCGCAAGATTGCCAAGCAGATCGAAAAGCAGGTGGAAGTGCTCAAGGTGTACTACAACACCAACCAGGAGGTAATCTGGCAGGAAATGGCCCTCTACAAAGTGCCCACCGACGTCATTGCCGAAAAAGCCTCCGTGGAGCGCCTGCTGCGGGAGCACGGCGCCCGGGCCGTGGTCATCCGCAAGGACTACACCGTGTTTGAAACCACCGGCCACCGCGAGGAAACCGACACGCTCATCAAAGTGCTGCAGCCCTACGGTCTGATTGAGTTCGTGCGCTCGGCCCGCATTGCCATCATCAAGCACAGCGACGGCTTCAACCGCAAGCTGCGCGAGTTTGAGCGCACCGAGCCCGGCTCGGAAGTCGTGGAAAACGAGTTTCTCAACCGCCGCGACGAGGTGTTCGAGATGTAG